CTGACAGAGGCCATCAAGCGGCACTTCGTGGCCGTCTCGACCAACCTTAAGCTCGTCTCCGACTTTGGCATCGACCCCGAGAACGCCTTTGGCTTCTGGAGCTGGGTCGGCGGGCGCTACTCGGTTGACGCCGCCGTGGGCCTCTCCCTTATCATTGCCTTTGGTCCCGAGCGCTTCTCTCAGTTCCTGCAGGGCTTCCACGACATAGATGGCTACTTCTGTAAGACGCCGCTCGAGGAGAACGTCGTCGCCCTCATGGGACTCGTCAACGTGTGGTACGTCAACTTCTGGGGTGCCGAGAGCCATGCCGTCCTGCCCTATGACCAGTACCTGCATCGCTTTCCCGCATACCTGCAGCAGCTCACGATGGAGTCCAACGGTAAGTCGACGCGCTGGGATGGGACGCCCGTCACCACCAAGACCGGCGAGATATTCTGGGGCGAGGCAGGCACCAACGGCCAGCATGCCTTCTACCAGCTCATCCACCAGGGCACTCGTCTTATCCCAGCGGACTTCATCGCGTTTGCCAACACGCCCAACCCCGCCAAGGACGGCGAGCAGGACGTCCACGAGCTCTTCTTGGCGAACTTCCTTGCCCAGACCAAGGCCCTGGCCTTTGGAAAGACGGCCGAGGAGGTGCGCGCCGAGGGTACGGCAGAGTGGATGGTGCCAGCGCGCTGCTTTGCCGGAAACCGCCCGACGACCTCCATCTTTGGTGATACGCTCGATGCTCGCACGCTGGGGGCGCTGATCGCGCTCTACGAGCACATCACCTTCGTCGAGGGCAGCGTATGGGGGATCGACTCCTACGACCAGTGGGGCGTCGAGCTGGGCAAGCAGCTTGCCAAGCAGATCACACCCGCCTTCCACAACGACGAGGCCCTCGCCACCCAAGACGAGAGCACCAAGGCCCTCATCGCGTACTACCGCGCCCATCGCAGGTAGCCCTGAGTCGCCCCCGGGCGCCACGGTGCTGCGCGCCGTGGCGGGGCGCCCCTGAGTGTTGCGTGACATGCCGTGCCTCCGGACTTGGGTCCGGAGGCGAGCGGTAGGGGCTAGCAGTTGCCCGCATACACGTGGGGAAGCCAGCGACGCGCCACCTCCACGAGGGCGCGTATGTCCTTAACGGGCGTCGGGCCACGGTCTTGCATGAGCCAGTTGGGAAAGAAGCGCGTCAGGTGGTAGGTGATGTCTCCGTCCAGGGAGGCTAGCCACTTGGCCATGGCCTCGATCTCTTGGACAGAGTCGTTCTCGCCCGGCACGACGAGGGTCGTGACCTCAAGGTGGCAGCTGGGTTCAGCCGCGAGCCGCTCGATGGCTGCGCGCACGGTGTCCAGATCGCCCCCATAGCGCTCGTAGGTTCTGGCTTGGAAGCTCTTGAGGTCGATGTTTGCTGCGTCGATGAGGGGCGCGAGCGCGTCTATGATGTGCGGGCGTGCGCAACCGCTCGAGACGAGCACGTTGGCCAAGTCGGCCTCGTGTGCGAGCGTGCCCACGTCGCGAATGTACTCCCAGACGACGAGCGGCTCGTTATAGGTGTGGGCGATCCCCACGACGCGCCCGTCGCGCCTGTGTGCGCCGCGGGCGGTCTCGACCAGCTCTGCGGGCGTGATCTCTTGCCAGGGGACGTCATGCTCTCCCGCTTGCGAGATCTGCCAGTTCTGACAGAAGGGGCAGCGCAGGTTGCAGCCATAAAACCCAGCCGAGAGCAGCAGCTTTCCCGGTCGCCAGCGGGCGAGCGGCTTCTTCTCGACGGGGTCGAGCGCAAGCGAGGTGATGTGGCCATAGCCTGTGGCCACAATGCGCCCGCCCACGTTGCCTCGAGCACGGCAGCGCCCCATGCCACCCTCGGGGATGCGGCAGGCGTGCGGGCAGACGTCGCAGGTGACGGTGGTCGCGGCTCTGGTTGTGGCGGCGGCTGCGGTCGCGGTGGGGGTGGCCGTGGCGGCGGCCGCAGTGGGGGACCGAGGCACGGTCGTACAGGCGCTCATGTGTGGCGCACGACCTCGAAGCGCTCGAGTCGCCAGCTGTCGCGCGCAAGATCGATGCCTCCCTTGCGTGCGGCGATGTCTATCTGCTCGTCCACCGTGTCCACGCCGTCGAGGTCTGGGAGCAAAAGGCCGCACCTTCCGTCATCCGTGCTTACGATGACGCCGTAGCGGCGCACGTCGAGCTGCTCGGGACCTTCGATCGGCTCTGGGGGACTCAGCACGTCCACGTCGTAGACAAGCTCGTCGAGCTCATCTACGCGCACAGGAGCAAAGCGCGGGTCATGCACCGCAGCGCTCACGGCGTTGGCGCAGATCTCTGCAGCGAGGCTCTCCCTCGTAGGGGCGATGGTTCCGATGCAGCCCCTGAGCTCACCGTCCTTCTTGAGCGACACAAAGCAGCCTGCCCGTGTCGTCGCGAGCTCATCGGGCAGCGCGAGATCTTTGGGCAGGTCGTCCGGAAGTCGCACGCGCCCCCCGTCGCGCACATGGGTCTCGAGCGAGAGACGAGCCAGACGTACATAGGGATCCTCGGACGCCCTGCGCCCTGACTGCTCGCGGGCGCGGGC
The DNA window shown above is from Olsenella sp. oral taxon 807 and carries:
- the pgi gene encoding glucose-6-phosphate isomerase codes for the protein MANVPAPIDVTQTSEWKALQKHFDKLKESVTLKQLFANDPQRVKKLSFDAAGLHFDLSKNLVTDETLKLLVALAKAIGLEERRSAMFDGVHINTTEDRAVLHTALRRPAREAGTLVVDGQDCVKDVHEVLDRMYAFSQRVRSGEWKGVTGKRIENVISIGIGGSDLGPVMVYEALKPYADGGVQVRYVSNIDPNDMAEKTRDLDPETTLVIVVSKTFTTLETMTNAREAKAWLLEGLKAQGAIDGSDRSLTEAIKRHFVAVSTNLKLVSDFGIDPENAFGFWSWVGGRYSVDAAVGLSLIIAFGPERFSQFLQGFHDIDGYFCKTPLEENVVALMGLVNVWYVNFWGAESHAVLPYDQYLHRFPAYLQQLTMESNGKSTRWDGTPVTTKTGEIFWGEAGTNGQHAFYQLIHQGTRLIPADFIAFANTPNPAKDGEQDVHELFLANFLAQTKALAFGKTAEEVRAEGTAEWMVPARCFAGNRPTTSIFGDTLDARTLGALIALYEHITFVEGSVWGIDSYDQWGVELGKQLAKQITPAFHNDEALATQDESTKALIAYYRAHRR
- the amrS gene encoding AmmeMemoRadiSam system radical SAM enzyme gives rise to the protein MSACTTVPRSPTAAAATATPTATAAAATTRAATTVTCDVCPHACRIPEGGMGRCRARGNVGGRIVATGYGHITSLALDPVEKKPLARWRPGKLLLSAGFYGCNLRCPFCQNWQISQAGEHDVPWQEITPAELVETARGAHRRDGRVVGIAHTYNEPLVVWEYIRDVGTLAHEADLANVLVSSGCARPHIIDALAPLIDAANIDLKSFQARTYERYGGDLDTVRAAIERLAAEPSCHLEVTTLVVPGENDSVQEIEAMAKWLASLDGDITYHLTRFFPNWLMQDRGPTPVKDIRALVEVARRWLPHVYAGNC